ccagcagttcgatcctgactggctcagggctgtaaagcactgtgaagcagtatatcagatttaagtgctattgctattcccgcGGCCACCTTCTTACTGCCCACCCTAGCCGGGACCTACTGTAGAGCGTGCCCCAGCCAGAGATGTAGCAGGGATGATAGTTGGGGAGCACCTCTCCTCGTGGGGGGAGGCACCCCAGCTGCACTTTGTCATTGAGAATGGCCGGGCGGGAGAGTCTGATCAGAGCGATGTCGTCCCTGCAAGAAGAGGCGGCGGCGGtgttggggagggggctttttccTCCCCCGCCTGGGATTTCCTTTGCCAGAAGACaccaaccccacccccacccctggccAGCCACCCCCTTTGCAGCAGGGATGGTTCTACTCACCCGCAGGAGATGCAGTTGGGGTTCCAGCCGGGGTGCACAAAGATGTCCCCGGAGTTGATTAAGATCGACTGTTCCGGGCCTTCCGCCTTGCGCAGGTTATAGTCACCCAGGACGACCCTGTAGCGGTACTGTGAACTGAGGAAAGGGGGGCAACGGGGTGAGACGGGGGGAACGGGACGGCGCTGAGTCTCCTTCTAGCCCTCTATTAGCCTGCCCTGCATCCATTCCCACAGCCCCGCACCAGGGTGCCCGAGGGAGACTCACAAGATGCAGTGCCCGGCGGTCATCACCCACTGGGGGTGGATGAGGCTCCCCCCGCAGGTGTGGTAGAAGTAGTTTCCAGACTGGTACTGCAGGGACACCTGTGGCGAACGAGGGAGGGGACGGACCCGTTAATGTTGCCCACCCAgactttcctttccctctccaaAGTTCTCCAAAGAAGCCCCCACCCCCCTCTGCCTTTCTGGTGCAGCTACTGGGAGTGGGGTGGATGGGATCACCCACTTACCTGCCAGGGCCAGCTGTAAGGGATGGCATCTTCTCCGTTAACTACCCTCCCGGTTCGGACGGGGGAATACGCGGGCTCTCCGCATCCGTGGGCTGAGCGAAAGGGGGTGAGATGGGGGGAGGCGGGAAATGACACAATCAGTAACagtagagtcggaagggacctcggaggtcatctagtccagccccccctcccccatccgcGCTCACTCAGGAGACTTGTACtatgggattcgaaccgccgaactgaagGACCTTTCTGATCCCTTCGCCacggagccacctagtcaggcgaaTCACCTAATCTAGTCACCCTGGCCGCTAACTAACTCTTGCCCTGGGTGCGTCGCCACGTGCGGACGCTCAATGAGTCGCTACTCAACCTTTGCGCGAGAGCCAGCCGCTACCACCACCGCTTCTACAAACGCCAGTTCAATGCCTCAAGCTGCAGAAAGGGAGCTGGTATCCCAGCTTCCACAGCAGCCTGGCAGCCACCCGCAACCCCCACCCCACGCCTGCCTTGGCTGAACAGCCCTTCACCCTCCAAGGACCGGCCAGGGCCAGTTActcccctccccaatcctgggaaTCAGGGCTCAGGGCGGTTGTGGGGGGGATGCAAAGACGATTCTTCCAGCCCAGCTGAATGAAGCGAGAAAACCCCAACGCAAAAGATTTGGGCAGGATGGGGAGGGATGGGGTTAATGACAGCCCTCATTCTCCGGCTTTTCCGGGAGCCCAGCAAGATGCCAAGTGCCCTTGCCCAGGTGGTGGGTTTTACCCTCAGCGGCCAGCAGGAAGGCGACCAGGAGTTTCCACATGCTGATGGCAAGGTGACCCTCTGGGACGGAGGGAGTAGCCGTGGCCCCTTTTATACCGCCCCTGTCCGAGCCCGGGGGGGAGGACACGTTGCCACTTCTGGCGGCCCAAGGACAGAGTTTAGCCTTGTGTCCCAAGCACCTAtctgccctccccacccccgtGCCCCAGAGGAGACGCAGCTGTTCGGAGAAGAAGGGGGCAGGGAAGTTTGTGGGACAACAGGAAGGGGCACTGCCAATCCGTGCCGGCAGGGCAAGGGTTTGCTGGCCCCCGCAGTGCCaggagatttttatttatttatttatttttatttttattttgtcacaaccgtatacacaagcatcaacatatcgtataagcatatatatatatatatgagcaaaagtatgcaataactatattaattggatataatgaaaggaaacaataggacaggaatggtaggcatgtttgtgctcttatgcacgccccttacagacctcttaggaatggggtgaggtcaatggtagatagttgttggttgaagttttggggattttgggaagagatcacagagtcaggtagtgaattccaaacattaacacctctgttactgaagtcatattttctgcaatcaagactgaagcggttcacattaagtttgaatctattgtttgctcttgtgttattgcgattgaagctgaaagatTCTTCCTATCTTACTCAGGTTATCCTGTATCCGGGGCCAGGAGGGACTAGAACCTTGTCTCCGTTTGGACAAGGGACCCAGTTGCTCAGAGACAAAGCGGGGAGATCTCGCAAGGGTTCGAAGCTTGGTGAAGCcggcagccagccagccagccagcccagcTCTGTTTCTTCTCGacagagcagggctggcctgccATGAAGCCTCTTCCTGAATGCTGGTGGGAGGAGcaacagaataaacagagttggaatggaccttggaggtcatctagtccaaccccaccccaccccgcccaagcaggagaccctacaccatttctgacagatggcagtccagcctcttcttgaaagcctccagcgatgaagctcccacaacttcagaagttaacttctgttccatcggttgattgttctcactgtcagaaaattttctccttatttccaggttgaatctctccttggtcagtttccatccgttcttccttgtctggccttcgggcgccttggaaaatagtttgacccatcccctcctctctgtggcagcccctcaaatattggaagatgctatcctgtctcccctggtccttctcttcactagactagccatgatgcccagttcctgcaaccgttcatcgtatgttttagcctccagtcccctcatcatcctggttgctcttctctgcactttttctagaatctcaacatctttttttatagtgtggtgaccaaaactggaggcaggactctaggtgtggtcttactagggctttaaagagtggtattagtacctcccttgatcttgattgtatccctctgttcatgcaatttAGGTTTGCAcgggctttttttggctgccgccgcacagcTCATTGGACtacaccacccatctccctcaccaacctatcagagagagagaatgcacgTTCAAAGGAGatataggtaatcctccacttacaacagctcgttttagtgaccgttcaaagctaacGCCAGCGCTGATAGAAAAGGGACTTCCCAccgcttttagaatagaattttttttttaattggccaagtgtgattggacacacaaggaatttgtcttggtgcatatgctctcagtgtacataaaagaaaagatacgttcatcaaggaacaacatttacaacacaattgatgatcaatatatcaatgtaaatcataaggattgccagcaacaagttatagtcatacagtcataagtggaaagagatgggtgatgggaactatgaaacgattgatagtagtgcagattcagtaaatagtttgacagtgttgatggaatttttacacttaacaaccatcgcaGCGtcccttgtggtcacatgaccaaacttCGGACGccggacaactgactcatacttacgacggtcgaTTTGcaccccaaggtcacatgatccccttttgtgaccttctggcaggcAACGTTAATGGGGaagtcacttaaccactgtggcaagaatagagttggaaggggccttggaggtcttctagcccaaccctaccctgcttaggcaggaaaccttacaccacttcagccaaagggttatccaacatcttcttaaaaactatccagtgttggagcatttacaacttctgcaggcaagtcgtttccactggttaattgttctaactgtcaggaaatgtctccttagttctaagttgcttctctccttggattagtttccacccattgcttcttgtcctgccttcaggtgctttggagaatagcttgactccctcttctttggggcagcccctgagagattggaaggctgctatcatgtctcccctagtccttcttttcattaaactagacgcacccagttcctgcaaccgtctgAAAAAGAAAAGTTGAAAAATGGGACCAAAATTCACATCGcaaatgtttcactcagcaacgTAATTGTTGGGCTCAaaactgtggtcataagccaagggtTACCAGTAGTGCCTCTGAGCATCAGCAGAGCGATCTCTTCTGTggcactcctctgaatacaacaccagacttgaaatcctgggtttagaaaatttagaactccgccgccttcgacatgagtttaacccatagaatcatctattacaacatccttcctgtcgaagactacttcagcttcaattgcaacaatacacgagcacacaatagatttaagcttaatgtgaaccgctccaatcttgattgcagaaaatatgacttcagtaacaagagttgttaacgcttggaatacactgcctgactctgtggtctcttccgaaaatccccaaagctttaaccaaagactatctactattgacctcaccccattcctaagaggtccataaggggcatgcataagaccaccagcgttcctgtcctattatttcctttcgttatatccaattaatatagttattacatactcatgctcatatatacgcttatatattgtataattatttcgtgcttatgcttatatatactgttgtgacaaataaataaataaataaataaataaaaacagcccCGCTCCCCACTCCCCATAAACTAGAGCCAGGGAGTGGCTGAGCCGAAGgggcatttttttgggggggggggcgtcttTTCTTGGCGTCTCCTCCGGCTGTAGCCGCAAAGTCCTGGAAATCCCTCCGCTGTCTCTTTCATAGCCTTTCATGGTAATATgggtgactcttcccccccacccccttaatACGTTCATTCAAAGCCCAGGCCGGctaaggaggaaaaaggagaaacgATTTGGGCAGATACTTGACGAGATAAAGAAAGGAAGTAGCCAGTGACAccatcctgcctgcctgcccgccccTGGAGAAGGGAGCGGTCAGCTGGCCAAACTTGCCCTGCGGAATCATTTGCACTTTCCAGAATTCGGGCTGcctgttttgatattttttttttccaccagAAAAAGCCAAATCCCAGCGACTCTGAGAAAGTGCTTGGTGGGAGACCAGGGCATGCTTCACTAACCACCCACCGCCCGCAGCCCAAGGGGGAGCCTGAATGGAAGGCGTGGCGTCTCTCCACAGATGcgttctgcattttttaaaaaatttttaatttatttatttttgtcgcacagtatatataagcataagcatgaaacaactatacaacacataagcatatatgagtctgagtatgtaataactatattaattggatataacgaaggaaaacaataggacaggaacggtaggcacgcttgtgctcttatgcacgccctgtcaatagtagagagtctttggttgaagctttggggattttgggaagagaccacagagtcaggtagtttattccaggcattaacaactctattactgaagtcatattttctgcaatcaagattggagcggttaacattaagcttaaacctattgtgtgctcgtgtattgttgcaattgaagctgaagtagtcttcgacaggaaggatattgtaatagatgattctatgaattaaactcaggtcatgtcgaaggcggcgtagttctaaattttctaagcccaggatttcaagtctggtggcataaggtattttgttgttttcagaggagtggagaactcttcttgtgaaatatttctggacacgttcaattgtgttgatgtcagaaatgtggtatgggttccagacaggcgagctatattcaagaattggtctagcgaatgttttatatagtgtggtgtttttggagaagaagctacgcaagattaggtttacaactcttagagccttttttgcgatgtagttgcagtgggctttggcacttagatcgtttgatatgaaaactccaaggtctttaacagagtgggggtcaccagtaaggtaatatccatcaagcttgtacttaagtGTTTAGGTTCTTAGTGTTTTCCCCAACGGGGGTGTCCTTCAGCTGGGATCTTGGGGGCGGGCAGCGGCTCCTGGAACCCAGCCAGGGCGTCCCTGAAGCCCTGCCGCCTGCTGCTTCTCCCAGCGGGGCCTGGGAGACCAGCAGATGGGCAGGTTAAGCTGAGAAATCATTAACCTGCTGGAATCAGGCAGGAAGGTGATTCCCGGAGCACTTTGGAGCGGAGCCAAGTGGGGAGGGTGAAGAGGGAGGGGCAAGGGCAgtggagggaagggggaagtaAAGGAGGGCCCCCTTCTTGGACCGCTGTGTAGCTGGGCAGCTGATCCTTCCCTGGCTTGGCAGTGGCGGAGTGCCCAGGACTGGACAATTACTGCCATGTCCCCCTCTTGAAGGGGCTTCCAGGGGAAAAGGGTCTTTTCGAGCAGCGGGGGagggggctctgctcccaaaggGTCACCCGGGCCCCTCCCCTGAGCCCAGAGGGCCTGATGCCATGGCAAATGTGGCTCGGGTGCGGGAATGCAAGCGTGCCAGGTTGATGGCTTGCTGTGGGACGTGCCAGGCTACCTCGCCTTCCATCAGTTGCGCTGCCCGAACAAGCCACCAGCAAGTCCCAAGGATGCCAAAAGCTAGGGAGCCGGTTTGGCCGAGCCACGGCTAAACCCGGCAAGCCGCAGATGGCAGAAATCCACCTGCAAGGAAGACACGTGCGGCCGAGGCTTGCAGGGGGACGGCCACTCCTgtcatttttttagaatagaatagaatttttattggccaagtgtgattggacacacaaggaatttgtcttggtgcatatgctctcagtgtacataaaagaaaagatacgttcatcaaggtacaacatttacaacacaattgatggtcaatatatcaatataaatcataaggattgccagcaacaagttatagtcatacagtcataagtggaaagagattggtgatgggaacgatgagaagattaatagtagtgcagattcagtaaatagtctgacagtgttgagggaattatttgtttagcaaagtgatggccttcgggaaaaaactgttcttgtgtctagttgttctggtgtgcagtgctctatagcgtcgttttgagggtaggagttgaaacagtttatgtccaggatgcgagggatctgcaaatattttcacggccctcttcttgattcgtgcagtatacaggtcctcaatggaaggcaggttggtagcaattattttttctgcagttctaatgatcctctgaagtctgtgtttttcttgttgggttgcagaaccgaaccagactctctccccaccaccaccggcAGTCTGTGCTCAGAGGTAGACTGCTCTTGAATGTGTAAGCTCCCTTTGTAAGAACCTGCAGGGGCCACCCTCCCTGTCCATCTGTCCGAACCAGGATCCCCAGTCCCCAGATTGATGAGAGCGGGGAGAGGTTGGCGTTTCTTGGCTGGCCTAAAAACTATCCCTGTTTCTGAGCCCTCCAATGCTATTCTGATGGATGTTGAGCCTCAAAATGGTGCGTCtatcatttcctcctcctcctcctcctcctccatctctgcTTTGCCCCATGCCACCCCTTTCGGGAGGGGGGGCGAAGACAATCCTTCTTGCTTGCTATTTAAGGACAGCTCGTTCCAACCAGAGTGTGTTTGGAAGGCAGAATTTCTCCTGCTTGCCCGCTTCCCTCTCCTTGGCACGCTTCAGCCCCAGGATCTAATCCAGGGAAGAATTATAtggatgcctttttaaaaaaaaaatattatttatacacCCGCTTCtccagcaacctggaattaaggagaaacttcctaacaagggaggacaattaaccagtggaacagcttgccaccagaagtcataGACACTCCATCAtgagaggtttttaaggagagactggtctgaaatagtataggttctcctacttgagtagggggctggactaggtgacctccaagggcccttccagcttctattctattctattctagtctagtctagtctagtctaatctaattttattctattctattctaattctattctaatttattctattctaattctattctaatgctattctattccattccattccgtctattctattctattctattctattctattctattctattctattctattctattccatattctattccattccattccattccattccgtcttttcttttcttttcttttcttttctattctattctattctatttttttcttcttctccgaagactcagggtggcttacactatgtcaagcaatagtcttcatccatttgtatattatatacaaagtcaacttattgcccccaacaatctgggtcctcattttacctaccttataaaggatggaaggctgagtcaatcttgggcctggtgggacttgaacttgcagtaattgcaagcagctgtgttaataacagacagacttagtctgctccattctattccattccattccattccattccatattttcttttctattctattctattctattctattctattctattctattctattctattctattctattcctattcctattcctatttcttattccttcttccttcttattTCTTATAACAGCAGTCTTGTTGGAGAGGCCCACAGTGGCCAGCAGGGGTGGGCTAGCCTAGATGACCTCTAGATCTCCTTCCAACATCATTCTCTGCCCAAAGGTCAGTTTCAGGGAGGAAGACTGGCCTGGATGGTCAGTTTCCTTAGAGGAGACCGAGCAGCCTTGTCGGAGAGACCCACAGCAGCGTGGGAAGGAGCGTCCTGTTTGCCAGCAGgggtgggctagatgacctctaggtccCCTTTCAAACGTCACTCTCTGCCATTAGGGTCAGTTTCAGGGAGGAAAGTCAGCCTGGAGGGTCAGTTTCCTTAGAGGAGACAAAGCAGCCGTGTCAGAAAGGCCCACAGTGGCCAGCAAGGGTGGGCTAGGCTAGATGACCTCTAGGTCTCCTTTCCAACATCACTCTCTGCCATGGGATCAGTTTCAGGGAGGAAAGGCCGGCCTGGagggatggtgttttttttaaaatttatttatttttatttgcatttatatcccgcccttctccgaagactcagggcggcttacactatgtcaagcaatagtcttcatccatttgtatattatatacaaagtcaacttttattgccccccaacaatctgggtcctcattttacctaccttataaaggatggttgccttcggaagttgtttgagtttcatcactggagcctttcaagaagaaactggactgtcacctgtcagaaatggtatatagggtctccttcttgggcggggggattggactagatgacctccaaggtcccttccaactcttgtttattctgttattattctgttattcagaagttgtgggagcttcatccctggaggctttcaagaagagactgggctgccatctgtcaggaatggtgtaggctCTCCTTCTTGGGCGAGgcgggggggctggactagatgacctccgaggtcccttccaactcggtttattctaattattattctgttattcagacgttgtgggcgcttcatcccTCCATCAAccagaaatggtatatagggtctcctgcttgggcgatatgtgggggtttggactagatgacctccgaggtcccttccaactcggtttattctaattattattctgttattcagaagttgtgggcgcttcatcccTTCATCAAccagaaatggtatatagggtctcctgcttgggcgatatgcgggggctggactagatgacctccgaggtcccgagTTGGGACTCGGTTTATTCTAATTATTATTCTCGGTTTATTCTAATtattattctaataataataattattattctgttattcagaagttgtgggcgcttcatcccTTCATCAAccagaaatggtatatagggtctcctgcttgggcgatatgggggctggactagatgacctccgaggtcccttccaactcggtttattctaattattattctgttattcagaagttgtgggcgcttcatcccTTCATCAAccagaaatggtatatagggtctcctgcttgggcgatatgcgggggctggactagatgacctccgaggtcccttccaactctgtttattctaattattattctgttattcagacgttgtgggcgcttcatcccTTCATCAAccagaaatggtatatagggtctcctgcttgggcgatatgcggggggggggggctggactagatgacctccgaggtcccgagTTGGGACTCGGTTTATTCTAATTATTATTCTCGGTTTATTCTAATtattattctaataataataattattattctgttattcagaagttgtgggcgcttcatcccTTCATCAAccagaaatggtatatagggtctcctgcttgggcgatatgcgggggttggactagatgacctccgaggtcccttccaacttggtttattctaattattattctgttattcagaagttgtgggcgcttcatcccTTCATCAAccagaaatggtatatagggtctcctgcttgggcgatatgcgggggggggggggggggtggactagatgacctcccaggGCCCTTCCCACTCggtttattctattattattctgttaattcaGAAGGTGTGGAGCTATCATCCTGGAAGCTTTCatgaagaggctggactgccggggtgggggtgggggggttggactagaggacctccgaggtcccttccaactctgctaatctgttaaAATGCGCCGGTGAAGGTAGGTGGCGCCGCTTGCCCGTCCGCCTGGGGGAAATCCAGGCCGGGTTTGCCGGGGCGCcggcgggggggggcggggcggggccgcGAAAGGCGGAGCCGGACCCGTGGAGGGGGCGTGGCCAATCgtccaggaggggaggggaaaaagaaaaaaaaaaagtttggctgGGGTTTGGCGCGGGCTCGCCCTTTCGCCGCGCGGAGCAAGCAGCCCAGGCAGAGACGGGGCTCCGGTTTGGCTTTGCGGGACTTCGCCACGGGAGCCGGCCGGGATGCTGGGTGGTCGGGCGCTGGCGGCGGTCGTCTGCGCCGCGGCATTGCTGAGCGTAAGCGGGGCAAGCAGgactcctggggggtggggggggcggctGATTTGGGGAGGGGGCGATCCGAGGACGTCCGCTGCCCGGGGCGGAGGCTCTAATTTTAAACGCGGCGCTGGGCTGCCAGCCCGGATTTGACTCGGCTTCCCTTCGCCACGTctcggggaggggtggggggggcatcGGCGACCcccggcaggggtgggggggggcgaggAAAAGGGAGAGCCGCGCCGTTTGCCGGCTCCGATCCTGCTTCCCGGGCAGTCAGATCCTGTTGCccacctatccatccacccacccaccagaaaTGGtatctatagggtctcctgtttgggcggtGGGGAGGGGTtggaccacccacccacccacccacccacccccgggcaCGCTTTCTGCAAAGGAAAGCGCTCCGTGCCCAGCCCGGCTTGGCGCTCTCCTCGGTCTCTTTAGCCGGGcagctaatcagtggtgggattcagccggttcgcaccacttcggggagaaccggttgttaactttcggagcagtttggcgaactggttgctggaagaatatcattagggcagagaaccggttggtggttaaattgttggaatcccaccactgggcagcttCCTTGGTTGGGGCTCTTTCCTCCTGCCAAGGTGGGCagccccctttcccccacccGCCCTGCGTGCCTGCCTGCTCCTCGGCCCGGCTGGTGAACAATGGGCGCCCTTGTTGCCTGACTTTTTggcaggggtggggtggaggcTCCCACGGCCTCCCTGGACGGGCGCAttcctggtgggtgggcaggcgggCAGCCTGCTTAGTGGGTTGCGGATGGCCGGACAACAGGAGGATGGGGATGAGGAGGTCACTTTGCTCCAGTCTGGGTGGATTGGATGGGCTCTGGGTACCCCATTCGACAAGCAGATGACAAGGTGCCCGGTTCTTCATGCTCGGGACAGAGCCTTGCTTGGCCTTGTTCTCCAGCTGGTCCATGCGACCTTCTGTTCTGGGGCAGTCAAGCACTTGGGAAAGGCAGTGAAAGATGGCAGTGCCAGCCCCAGAGGGTAGGGTAATGTGGGGAGGGTCTCCCGGGCTTTGCCTCTGTGGTGCAGAAGCTGGCTTAGGTTTCTCCTGGTCCAGTCGGTTGTGGAATATAGAGTGTTTCGTCTCAGATCTGTTtaacctttgtgtgtgtgtgtgggtgtgggtgtgtgtgtgtgtgtgtgtgtgggtgggtgggttgtggTGATCCCAAAAGATGGGCTCATTCGGGAAAGCCATTCAAACCCATGGACGGGTAATGCATTTTCCATACGGCTGCATTTGTGTCCTGGATTGTTAATTGTCTTCTTTAAGGTACATTTTGCAAATCGCACAGATATTGCAATCGCTTTTCTATTCTGGCCGGACATGCCTGCTTTGATTTTCTCtgcgtagtagtagtagtagtagtgaaaTAAAAGGCTGTGTTTTGGCCCGTCActggttttttgggggtggggagggggaccagCCTTGTGTCCTTCTTGGGGGGGCATCTGACTGCTTTGGGGGGGACCGGTTTGGTTGTAGAGAAGCGTTTGAGCCACACGGCCCTGGGCGGGCAAAAAGGCACCGGTCAGTGAAC
Above is a genomic segment from Ahaetulla prasina isolate Xishuangbanna chromosome 18, ASM2864084v1, whole genome shotgun sequence containing:
- the LOC131186971 gene encoding proproteinase E-like; translated protein: MWKLLVAFLLAAEAHGCGEPAYSPVRTGRVVNGEDAIPYSWPWQVSLQYQSGNYFYHTCGGSLIHPQWVMTAGHCIFSQYRYRVVLGDYNLRKAEGPEQSILINSGDIFVHPGWNPNCISCGDDIALIRLSRPAILNDKVQLGCLPPRGEVLPNYHPCYISGWGTLYTGGPMPDILQQALLPVVDYAHCSRPNWWGTSVKESMVCAGGDVKAGCNGDSGGPLNCAAADGRWYVHGVASFVSARGCNTLQKPTVFTRVSAFIPWIEQIISSYSR